A portion of the Pseudomonas protegens CHA0 genome contains these proteins:
- a CDS encoding proline--tRNA ligase produces MRTSQYLLATQKETPSDAVVISHQLMLRAGMIRKLASGLYTWLPMGLRVMRKVEAIVREEMNAAGALEVLMPSTQPAELWQESGRWEEYGPELLRFKDRHGRDFCAGPTHEEVITDLARNELSSYKQLPLNLYQIQTKFRDEIRPRFGLMRGREFIMKDAYSFHADQASLQVTYDRMHQAYCNVFTRLGLKFRPVEADNGSIGGAGSHEFHVLAESGEDDIVFSNGSDYAANIEKAEAVPRETSRPAPAEELRLVDTPDTKTIAALVEKFNLPIEKTIKTLIVHAEEPGKLIALIIRGDHELNEIKAANQPGVASPLVMASDAELRDAIGAGAGSLGPLNLPLPIIIDRSVELMSDFGIGANIDDKHYFGVNWERDLPVPTVADLRNVVAGDPSPDGKGTLEIKRGIEVGHIFQLGNKYSKAMKCEVLGENGKPVTLEMGCYGIGVSRVVAAAIEQNNDANGIIWSDTLAPFQIALVPLRYETEQVREATDKLYAELTAAGFEVLLDDRDKKTSPGIKFADMELIGIPHRIVVSDRGLAEGNLEYKSRTEAEAQALPVADVLSFLQARIRR; encoded by the coding sequence ATGCGCACCAGTCAATATTTGCTCGCCACACAGAAAGAAACGCCTTCCGACGCGGTCGTGATCAGCCATCAGCTGATGCTGCGCGCCGGCATGATCCGTAAACTGGCTTCCGGCCTGTACACCTGGCTGCCGATGGGCTTGCGGGTGATGCGCAAGGTTGAAGCCATCGTTCGCGAAGAAATGAACGCCGCGGGCGCGCTTGAAGTGTTGATGCCGAGCACTCAGCCGGCTGAGCTGTGGCAGGAATCCGGTCGCTGGGAAGAATACGGCCCGGAGCTGCTGCGCTTCAAAGACCGTCACGGTCGCGATTTCTGCGCCGGCCCGACCCACGAAGAAGTGATCACCGATCTGGCTCGCAACGAGCTGAGCAGCTACAAGCAGCTGCCGCTGAACCTGTACCAGATCCAGACCAAATTCCGCGATGAAATCCGCCCACGCTTCGGTCTGATGCGCGGCCGCGAGTTCATCATGAAGGACGCCTACTCCTTCCACGCCGACCAGGCGTCCTTGCAGGTCACCTACGACCGCATGCACCAGGCTTATTGCAATGTCTTCACCCGCCTGGGCCTGAAGTTCCGCCCGGTTGAAGCGGACAACGGCTCCATCGGCGGCGCCGGCTCCCACGAATTCCACGTGCTGGCCGAATCCGGTGAAGACGATATCGTCTTCAGCAACGGCTCCGACTACGCGGCGAACATCGAGAAAGCCGAGGCCGTGCCTCGCGAAACCTCGCGCCCAGCGCCAGCCGAAGAACTGCGCCTGGTCGATACGCCAGACACCAAGACCATTGCCGCGCTGGTGGAAAAATTCAATCTGCCGATTGAAAAGACCATCAAGACCCTGATCGTCCACGCCGAAGAGCCAGGCAAGCTGATTGCCCTGATCATCCGTGGCGACCACGAACTCAACGAAATCAAGGCCGCCAACCAGCCTGGCGTTGCCAGCCCGCTGGTCATGGCGTCCGATGCCGAACTGCGTGACGCCATTGGCGCCGGCGCCGGTTCCCTCGGCCCACTGAACCTGCCGCTGCCGATCATCATCGACCGCTCGGTCGAGCTGATGAGCGACTTCGGTATCGGTGCGAACATCGACGACAAGCACTACTTCGGCGTCAACTGGGAACGCGATCTGCCGGTTCCGACCGTGGCCGACCTGCGTAACGTGGTGGCCGGCGACCCGAGCCCGGACGGCAAGGGCACCCTGGAAATCAAGCGCGGCATCGAAGTCGGGCACATTTTCCAGCTGGGCAACAAGTACAGCAAGGCGATGAAGTGCGAAGTGCTGGGCGAAAACGGCAAGCCGGTGACCCTGGAAATGGGTTGCTACGGCATTGGCGTATCCCGTGTGGTGGCTGCTGCCATCGAGCAGAACAACGATGCCAACGGCATCATCTGGAGCGACACCCTGGCGCCGTTCCAGATTGCCCTGGTGCCACTGCGCTACGAAACCGAGCAGGTTCGCGAAGCCACCGACAAGCTCTACGCGGAACTCACCGCTGCCGGCTTCGAAGTGCTGCTGGACGATCGTGACAAGAAGACCAGCCCGGGCATCAAGTTCGCGGACATGGAGCTGATCGGCATTCCTCACCGGATCGTGGTCAGCGACCGCGGCCTCGCCGAAGGCAACCTGGAATACAAGAGCCGTACCGAAGCCGAGGCGCAAGCACTGCCCGTGGCCGACGTGCTGTCCTTCCTTCAAGCCCGTATCCGTCGCTGA
- a CDS encoding AmpG family muropeptide MFS transporter — MPRKTWRAALAAYASPSTLVLLLLGFAAGMPYMLVFSTLSVWLREAGVARETIGYASLIGLAYAFKWVWSPLLDQWRLPLLGKLGRRRSWLVLAQTLVILGLIGMGFCDPQKHLSWLIAIAVIVAFASATQDIAIDAYRLEIADDSRQAALAASYMSGYRVAVLLATAGALFFAEGFGSTGFSYKHSAWTGTYVLFGVLMIPALITTLLMREPAVPLRTQLSAGRYSFAHQLISVFVLIVLLVSVPATFTQLYNTDFASVIFDGVSLLDLLLEDRAFLRAILYITLSTLCLSAMGRRGLAPVLTPVNDFILRYRWQAFLLLGLIATYRMSDTVMGVMANVFYIDQGFTKDQIAGVSKIFGLIMTLLGAGMGGLLIVRFGILPILFIGGAASAGTNLLFLMLADMGPNLKMLIVTISLDNFSSGMATSAFVAYLSSLTNLKFSATQYALLSSIMLLLPRLIGGYSGVMVEKFGYHDFFLITAILGVPTLILIAIHWFQESRRAGPKPEPESSANSTAVGEES, encoded by the coding sequence ATGCCCCGTAAAACCTGGCGCGCCGCACTTGCCGCCTATGCCAGCCCCTCGACGCTCGTGCTGTTGCTGCTTGGTTTCGCCGCCGGCATGCCCTACATGCTGGTGTTCTCGACTCTTTCGGTGTGGTTGCGCGAGGCCGGTGTGGCCCGTGAAACCATCGGTTACGCCAGCCTGATCGGCCTGGCCTATGCCTTCAAGTGGGTATGGTCGCCCCTGCTCGACCAATGGCGCCTGCCCCTCCTGGGCAAGCTCGGTCGACGTCGCTCCTGGCTGGTGCTGGCGCAGACCCTGGTGATTCTCGGCCTGATCGGCATGGGTTTCTGCGACCCGCAAAAGCACCTTTCCTGGCTGATCGCCATTGCGGTGATCGTGGCATTCGCCTCGGCCACCCAGGACATCGCCATCGACGCCTACCGCCTGGAAATCGCCGACGACAGCCGACAGGCCGCCCTTGCCGCCAGCTACATGTCCGGCTATCGGGTTGCCGTGCTGCTGGCCACTGCCGGCGCACTGTTTTTCGCCGAAGGCTTCGGCTCCACCGGTTTCAGCTACAAGCACTCGGCCTGGACTGGCACCTACGTGCTGTTCGGGGTGCTGATGATCCCGGCCCTGATCACCACCTTGCTGATGCGTGAACCCGCGGTGCCGCTGCGCACCCAACTGTCCGCCGGGCGCTACAGCTTCGCTCACCAGTTGATCTCGGTATTCGTGCTGATCGTGCTACTGGTTTCCGTCCCCGCCACCTTCACCCAGCTGTACAACACCGACTTCGCCAGCGTGATCTTCGACGGCGTCAGCCTGCTGGACCTGCTGCTGGAAGACCGCGCCTTCCTGCGGGCCATCCTCTACATCACCCTCAGCACCCTGTGCCTCTCGGCCATGGGCCGCCGGGGCCTGGCGCCGGTGCTGACGCCGGTCAACGACTTCATCCTGCGCTATCGCTGGCAAGCCTTTCTGCTATTGGGGCTGATTGCCACCTATCGCATGTCGGACACGGTCATGGGCGTTATGGCCAACGTGTTCTACATCGACCAGGGTTTCACCAAAGACCAGATCGCCGGGGTCAGCAAGATCTTCGGGCTGATCATGACCCTGCTCGGCGCCGGCATGGGCGGCCTGCTGATCGTGCGGTTCGGCATCCTGCCGATCCTGTTCATCGGCGGCGCCGCATCGGCCGGGACCAACCTGCTGTTCCTCATGCTTGCCGACATGGGCCCGAACCTGAAGATGCTGATCGTCACCATTTCCCTGGACAACTTCAGTTCAGGCATGGCCACTTCAGCCTTCGTCGCCTACCTGTCGAGCCTGACCAACCTCAAGTTCTCCGCCACCCAGTACGCCCTGCTCAGTTCCATCATGCTGCTGCTGCCGCGCCTGATCGGCGGCTATTCCGGGGTCATGGTGGAAAAGTTCGGCTATCACGACTTCTTTCTCATCACCGCGATCCTCGGGGTGCCGACACTGATCCTGATCGCCATTCACTGGTTCCAGGAGAGCCGCCGCGCCGGGCCGAAACCCGAGCCCGAAAGCTCCGCCAACAGCACCGCAGTCGGCGAAGAATCCTAG
- a CDS encoding MGMT family protein, with amino-acid sequence MTEHSEEPQSPAQIRRTALYLTLAQVPEGRVVSYGQLAEMAGLGRAARWVGRTLSQLPADTSLPWHRVLGAGGRLSLPAGSPSGDEQRARLRGEGVSILNNRVDIQRHGWRPVEHSG; translated from the coding sequence GTGACCGAACACAGCGAAGAGCCGCAAAGCCCTGCACAGATCCGACGTACGGCGCTGTACCTGACCCTGGCCCAGGTCCCCGAAGGCAGGGTGGTGAGCTACGGCCAACTGGCGGAGATGGCAGGCCTGGGGCGGGCGGCACGCTGGGTCGGGCGCACCCTCAGCCAGTTGCCCGCCGACACCAGCCTGCCCTGGCATCGAGTGCTCGGCGCCGGTGGTCGCCTGAGCTTGCCGGCCGGCAGTCCCTCGGGCGACGAGCAGCGGGCCAGACTGCGTGGCGAAGGTGTCTCTATCCTGAACAATCGCGTGGATATTCAGCGCCATGGCTGGCGCCCGGTGGAGCACAGCGGTTAG
- a CDS encoding DUF481 domain-containing protein: MLPRTLLCFAVLSASMPVLADTVWLKNGDRLSGKIKVFDGGKLLIQTDYGGAINIDWKQVKTLESDQELLVKQDAYTGEKAKSLQAADEGKVILANGEVPKTVELASIQQIMKPKPLVEDMVWKGNVDVAMDYKRAEKNTDDYDIDFKTSARHGAWRHNAQGEYNREFQDHVVTTDNWSAEYALDRFITEKWFWEGRLTYKRDKVEDLARQRVVGTGPGYQFWDDELGAFSLGSLLNRTDYEYADGGKDNFYSLAMKWDYNRYLIGKRVEFFTNGEVGRPLSGVADYALDAEMGLRYKVTDWASLNLKAEKDLIRGTEDSDLDKTRYTVGFGVTW, encoded by the coding sequence ATGTTGCCTAGAACTTTGCTGTGTTTCGCGGTGCTCAGCGCCTCCATGCCTGTATTGGCCGATACCGTGTGGTTGAAGAACGGTGATCGCCTGAGTGGCAAGATCAAGGTGTTCGACGGCGGCAAGCTGTTGATCCAGACCGACTATGGCGGTGCCATCAATATTGACTGGAAGCAGGTCAAGACTCTGGAGAGCGACCAGGAGCTGCTGGTCAAGCAGGATGCCTACACCGGGGAGAAGGCCAAGTCGCTGCAGGCGGCGGACGAAGGCAAGGTGATCCTGGCCAACGGCGAGGTGCCCAAGACGGTGGAGCTGGCGAGCATCCAGCAGATCATGAAGCCCAAGCCGCTGGTGGAAGACATGGTCTGGAAAGGCAACGTCGATGTGGCCATGGACTACAAGCGCGCCGAAAAGAACACCGATGACTACGACATCGACTTCAAGACCTCGGCGCGTCACGGGGCCTGGCGCCACAATGCCCAGGGCGAATACAACCGTGAGTTCCAGGATCATGTGGTGACCACGGACAACTGGAGCGCCGAGTACGCTCTGGACCGTTTCATCACGGAAAAGTGGTTCTGGGAAGGGCGCCTGACCTACAAGCGGGACAAGGTCGAGGACCTGGCGCGGCAGCGGGTGGTGGGTACCGGCCCCGGCTACCAGTTCTGGGATGATGAGCTGGGTGCGTTCTCCCTGGGCTCGCTGCTCAACCGTACCGATTACGAGTACGCCGATGGCGGCAAGGACAACTTCTATTCCCTGGCGATGAAGTGGGACTACAACCGTTACCTGATCGGCAAGCGGGTGGAGTTCTTCACCAATGGCGAGGTGGGGCGACCGCTTTCGGGGGTGGCCGACTATGCACTGGATGCCGAGATGGGGCTGCGCTACAAGGTCACCGACTGGGCTTCATTGAACCTCAAGGCGGAAAAAGACCTGATCCGCGGTACCGAAGACAGCGATCTGGACAAGACCCGCTACACCGTGGGCTTTGGCGTGACCTGGTAA
- a CDS encoding cold-shock protein — protein sequence MSNRQTGTVKWFNDEKGFGFITPQSGDDLFVHFKAIQSDGFKSLKEGQQVSFIATRGQKGMQAEEVQVI from the coding sequence ATGTCTAATCGCCAAACCGGTACCGTTAAGTGGTTCAACGATGAAAAAGGCTTCGGCTTCATCACTCCACAATCCGGTGACGACCTGTTCGTACACTTCAAAGCTATCCAATCCGACGGCTTCAAAAGCCTGAAAGAAGGCCAACAGGTTTCTTTCATCGCTACCCGCGGTCAGAAAGGCATGCAAGCTGAAGAAGTTCAAGTTATCTAA
- the dcd gene encoding dCTP deaminase has translation MSIKSDKWIRRMAQEHGMIEPFVERQMRGEGQDRLISFGVSSYGYDVRCADEFKVFTNINSATVDPKNFDEKSFVDIKSDVCIIPPNSFALARTVEYFRIPRNVLTICLGKSTYARCGIIVNVTPLEPEWEGHVTLEFSNTTTLPAKIYANEGVAQMLFLESDEECEVSYKDRGGKYQGQRGVTLPRT, from the coding sequence ATGAGCATCAAATCGGACAAGTGGATTCGCCGCATGGCGCAAGAGCACGGCATGATCGAGCCCTTCGTAGAGCGCCAGATGCGTGGCGAAGGCCAGGATCGGCTGATCTCCTTCGGGGTGTCGAGCTACGGCTACGACGTGCGTTGCGCCGACGAATTCAAGGTGTTCACCAACATCAATTCGGCCACCGTCGATCCGAAGAACTTCGATGAAAAGAGCTTCGTCGACATCAAGAGCGACGTCTGCATCATTCCGCCTAACTCCTTTGCCCTGGCACGCACCGTCGAGTACTTCCGCATTCCGCGCAATGTGCTGACCATCTGCCTGGGCAAGAGCACCTATGCCCGTTGCGGCATCATCGTCAACGTGACGCCGCTGGAACCCGAGTGGGAAGGCCACGTGACCCTGGAATTCTCCAACACCACCACCTTGCCGGCGAAGATCTACGCCAACGAAGGCGTGGCGCAGATGTTGTTCCTGGAGTCGGACGAAGAGTGCGAAGTGTCCTACAAGGACCGTGGCGGCAAATACCAGGGCCAGCGTGGCGTGACCCTGCCACGCACCTGA
- a CDS encoding ABC transporter ATP-binding protein, whose translation MYKLTVEGLHKCYGDNEVLKGVSLKARTGDVISLIGASGSGKSTFLRCINFLETPDDGAMSLDGQQIRMVSDRHGMHVADPAELQRIRTRLAMVFQHFNLWSHMTVLENITMAPRRVLGVSTREAEERARRYLDKVGLPARVASQYPAFLSGGQQQRVAIARALAMEPEVMLFDEPTSALDPELVGEVLKVIQGLAEEGRTMIMVTHEMSFARKVSSQVLFLHKGLVEEEGAPEDVLGNPKSERLQQFLSGNLK comes from the coding sequence ATGTACAAATTGACCGTTGAAGGCCTGCATAAATGCTATGGCGACAATGAAGTGCTCAAAGGTGTTTCCCTCAAGGCCAGGACCGGCGACGTGATCAGCCTGATCGGCGCCAGCGGCTCGGGCAAGAGCACCTTCCTGCGCTGCATCAACTTTCTCGAAACCCCGGATGACGGCGCCATGAGCCTGGATGGCCAGCAGATCCGCATGGTCAGCGACCGCCACGGCATGCACGTGGCCGACCCGGCCGAGCTGCAGCGGATTCGCACCCGCCTGGCGATGGTGTTCCAGCACTTCAACCTGTGGAGCCACATGACCGTGCTGGAAAACATCACCATGGCCCCGCGCCGAGTGCTGGGGGTCAGCACCAGGGAGGCCGAGGAACGCGCCCGGCGTTACCTGGACAAGGTCGGCCTGCCGGCACGGGTGGCCAGCCAGTACCCGGCGTTTCTCTCCGGCGGCCAGCAGCAACGGGTGGCCATCGCACGAGCCCTGGCCATGGAGCCGGAGGTCATGCTGTTCGATGAACCCACCTCGGCCCTGGACCCGGAGCTGGTAGGCGAGGTGCTCAAGGTGATCCAGGGCCTGGCCGAAGAGGGCCGGACCATGATCATGGTCACCCACGAGATGAGTTTTGCGCGCAAGGTGTCAAGCCAGGTGCTGTTCCTGCACAAGGGCCTGGTAGAGGAAGAAGGGGCTCCGGAGGACGTGCTGGGCAACCCGAAAAGCGAGCGCTTGCAGCAGTTTCTCAGCGGCAACCTGAAGTAA
- a CDS encoding succinylglutamate desuccinylase/aspartoacylase family protein, with protein sequence MRHEIHDLLAPLPGTARQVHSFHFGPPQVAGKVYIQSSLHADELPGMLVAWHLKQHLAELEAAGRLRQEIVLVPVANPVGLEQVLMDVPLGRYQLESGQNFNRGFADLGEQVGDAIEGLLNADPEHNLELIRRHLIDALARQRPQTQLQSLQLTLQRLACDADMVLDLHCDFEAVAHLYTTPEAWPRVEPLARYLGAEACLLATDSAAWSFDECFSLLWWQLQQRFGERFAIPTGSFAVTVELRGQGDVNHGLASLDCQALIDYLTRLGAIDGEAPPLPELPFPATPLAGVEPVATPVGGLLVFNALPGEYLEAGQLVAEIIDPIHDRVTPIHCNNAGLMYARSLRRMATAGMVIAHVAGREAYRSGYLLSP encoded by the coding sequence ATGCGCCACGAGATCCACGACCTGCTCGCCCCGCTGCCGGGCACCGCGCGCCAGGTCCACAGCTTTCACTTCGGCCCGCCCCAGGTCGCCGGCAAGGTCTATATCCAGTCCTCCCTGCACGCCGACGAGTTGCCCGGCATGCTGGTTGCCTGGCACCTCAAGCAACACCTGGCGGAGCTGGAAGCCGCCGGGCGCCTGCGCCAGGAAATCGTCCTGGTGCCGGTGGCCAATCCGGTGGGCCTGGAACAGGTGCTGATGGATGTGCCCCTGGGCCGCTACCAGCTGGAAAGCGGGCAGAACTTCAACCGCGGCTTCGCCGACCTGGGCGAACAAGTCGGCGATGCCATCGAAGGGCTGCTCAATGCCGACCCTGAACACAACCTTGAACTGATCCGCCGTCACCTGATCGATGCCCTGGCGCGCCAGCGGCCGCAAACCCAACTGCAGTCCCTGCAGTTGACCCTGCAACGGCTGGCCTGCGATGCCGACATGGTGCTGGACCTGCATTGCGACTTCGAGGCTGTGGCGCATCTCTACACCACCCCCGAAGCCTGGCCCCGGGTGGAGCCGCTGGCTCGCTACCTGGGCGCCGAAGCCTGCCTGCTGGCCACCGACTCCGCGGCCTGGTCGTTCGACGAATGCTTCAGCCTGCTGTGGTGGCAACTGCAACAGCGCTTCGGCGAGCGTTTCGCCATCCCGACAGGCAGCTTTGCGGTGACCGTCGAGCTGCGCGGCCAGGGCGACGTCAACCACGGCCTGGCCAGCCTCGACTGCCAGGCCCTGATCGACTACCTGACCCGGCTTGGGGCCATCGACGGTGAAGCGCCGCCACTGCCCGAGCTGCCCTTCCCGGCCACGCCCCTGGCCGGTGTCGAACCGGTGGCGACCCCGGTAGGCGGGCTGCTGGTGTTCAACGCCCTGCCGGGGGAATACCTGGAAGCCGGGCAACTGGTGGCCGAAATCATCGACCCGATCCACGACCGGGTCACCCCCATCCATTGCAACAACGCCGGGCTCATGTACGCCCGCTCGCTGCGACGCATGGCCACCGCAGGCATGGTGATCGCCCATGTCGCCGGTCGCGAGGCCTATCGCAGCGGTTACCTACTTTCGCCTTGA
- a CDS encoding ABC transporter permease, giving the protein MIELLQEYWRPFLYSDGYHVTGLAMTMWLLSASICIGFLVSIPLSIARVSPKRYIRWPVQFYTYLFRGTPLYIQLLICYTGIYSIAAIRAQPVLDAFFRDAMNCTILAFALNTCAYTTEIFAGAIRSMAHGEVEAAKAYGLSGWKLYAYVIMPSALRRSLPYYSNEVILMLHSTTVAFTATIPDILKIARDANSATFLTFQSFGIAAIIYLCVTFALVGLFRLAERRWLAFLGPTH; this is encoded by the coding sequence ATGATCGAACTCCTGCAGGAATACTGGCGTCCCTTCCTTTATAGCGATGGCTACCACGTGACCGGCCTGGCCATGACCATGTGGCTGCTCAGTGCCTCGATCTGCATCGGCTTTTTGGTGTCGATCCCGCTGTCCATCGCCCGGGTCTCGCCCAAGCGCTACATCCGCTGGCCGGTGCAGTTCTACACCTACCTGTTTCGTGGCACACCGCTCTATATCCAGTTGCTGATCTGCTACACCGGGATCTACAGCATCGCCGCGATTCGCGCACAGCCAGTCCTGGATGCGTTCTTTCGCGATGCAATGAACTGCACCATCCTTGCCTTCGCCCTGAACACCTGCGCCTACACCACGGAGATCTTCGCCGGGGCGATCCGCAGCATGGCCCACGGCGAAGTCGAAGCGGCCAAGGCCTATGGCCTGAGCGGCTGGAAGCTGTACGCCTACGTGATCATGCCCTCGGCCCTGCGCCGCTCGTTGCCCTACTACAGCAACGAAGTGATCCTGATGCTGCACTCCACCACAGTGGCCTTCACCGCGACCATTCCCGACATCCTGAAAATCGCCCGCGACGCCAACTCGGCGACCTTCCTGACATTTCAGTCGTTCGGCATCGCCGCCATCATCTACCTGTGCGTGACCTTCGCCCTGGTGGGCCTGTTCCGCCTCGCTGAACGCCGCTGGCTGGCCTTCCTCGGGCCGACCCACTAG
- a CDS encoding ABC transporter permease yields MLEELLKNLGLSALSLKGFGPLLLEGTWMTIKLSVLSLLVSVLLGLIGASAKLSSVALLRVPAQLYTTLIRGVPDLVLMLLIFYSLQTWLTSFTDFMEWDYIEINPFSAGVITLGFIYGAYFTETFRGAILAVPRGQVEAATAYGLKRGQRFRFVVFPQMMRFALPGIGNNWMVMLKATALVSIIGLADLVKAAQDAGKSTYQLFYFLVLAALIYLLITSASNFVLRRLERRYAAGAREAVR; encoded by the coding sequence ATGCTCGAAGAACTTCTAAAAAACCTGGGGCTTTCCGCGCTCAGCCTGAAGGGTTTCGGCCCTCTGCTGCTGGAAGGTACCTGGATGACCATCAAGTTGTCGGTGTTGTCGCTGCTGGTCAGCGTTTTGCTGGGGCTGATCGGCGCCAGCGCCAAATTGTCCAGCGTTGCCCTGCTGCGGGTTCCGGCCCAGCTCTACACCACCCTGATCCGCGGCGTACCGGACCTGGTCCTGATGCTGCTGATTTTCTACAGCCTGCAAACCTGGTTGACCTCCTTTACCGATTTCATGGAGTGGGACTACATCGAGATCAACCCCTTCAGCGCCGGGGTGATCACCCTGGGTTTCATCTATGGCGCCTACTTCACCGAAACCTTTCGCGGGGCGATCCTTGCCGTGCCCCGGGGCCAGGTGGAAGCGGCCACCGCCTATGGCCTGAAACGCGGCCAGCGCTTTCGCTTCGTGGTCTTTCCGCAAATGATGCGCTTTGCCCTGCCAGGCATCGGCAACAACTGGATGGTGATGCTCAAGGCCACGGCCCTGGTGTCGATCATTGGCCTGGCCGACCTGGTCAAGGCTGCCCAGGACGCCGGCAAGAGCACCTACCAACTCTTCTACTTCCTGGTTCTGGCGGCGCTGATCTACCTGTTGATCACCAGTGCCTCCAACTTTGTCCTGCGCAGGCTTGAACGGCGTTACGCCGCCGGCGCCCGGGAGGCCGTGCGATGA
- a CDS encoding transporter substrate-binding domain-containing protein produces the protein MKKALLTLSALALCMAAGSALAKEYKELRFGVDPSYAPFESKAADGSLVGFDIDLGNAICAELKVKCKWVESDFDGMIPGLKANKFDGVISSMTVTPAREKVIDFSNELFSGPTAFVFKKGSGLSEDTASLKGKTVGYEQGTIQEAYAKAVLDKAGVKTQAYQNQDQVYADLTSGRLDASIQDMLQAELGFLKSPQGADYEISKPVEDPLLPAKTAVGISKGNKELKALLDKGIKALHDDGTYATIQKKHFGDLNLYSGK, from the coding sequence ATGAAAAAAGCATTGCTGACCCTTTCTGCATTGGCTCTCTGCATGGCCGCCGGCTCCGCGCTGGCCAAGGAATACAAGGAACTGCGCTTCGGCGTCGACCCTTCCTACGCCCCCTTCGAATCCAAGGCCGCCGACGGCAGCCTGGTGGGTTTCGACATCGACCTGGGCAATGCCATCTGTGCCGAGCTGAAGGTCAAGTGCAAGTGGGTCGAAAGTGACTTCGACGGCATGATTCCAGGCCTCAAGGCCAATAAATTCGACGGTGTGATCTCGTCCATGACCGTCACCCCGGCTCGCGAGAAAGTCATCGACTTCTCCAACGAACTGTTTTCCGGCCCCACCGCATTCGTGTTCAAGAAAGGCTCGGGCCTGAGCGAAGACACCGCCTCGCTCAAGGGCAAGACCGTCGGCTACGAGCAGGGCACCATCCAGGAAGCCTACGCCAAGGCCGTGCTGGACAAGGCCGGGGTCAAGACCCAGGCCTATCAGAACCAGGACCAGGTCTATGCCGACCTGACTTCCGGGCGCCTCGATGCCTCGATCCAGGACATGCTGCAGGCCGAACTGGGCTTCCTCAAGTCACCGCAAGGCGCTGACTATGAGATCAGCAAGCCGGTGGAAGACCCGCTGCTGCCGGCCAAGACCGCGGTGGGTATCTCGAAAGGTAACAAAGAGCTGAAAGCGCTTCTGGATAAAGGTATCAAAGCGTTACACGATGATGGCACCTACGCCACCATCCAGAAAAAACACTTCGGTGACCTGAACCTCTACAGCGGTAAATAA